A genomic window from Pyxicephalus adspersus chromosome 2, UCB_Pads_2.0, whole genome shotgun sequence includes:
- the LOC140324907 gene encoding olfactory receptor 6B2-like, whose protein sequence is MYFSLWVLLLRRVPLFLGMNHILVFLILIVAVIVSKLYKNFYKKYFFYITMQYFLALQMNSSSSMGFVLLGFQEIDGLQDYFFTFLFLIYLMTLCGNLLIILLVVNTKNLQTPMYFFLTLLSVSDIILSTDIVPKMLDVVVNLGTNISFVGCMAQFYVFSFSECSECLLLTVMSYDRYLAICYPLNYILIMNSRFCKKIIAAYWMLSISISFINALSLGLLQFCGTNIIYHFFCDYSPLIKLSCSDTSVVQLEVTLLSFPVIVFPFMIIIFSYIHIINIILKIPSNTGRQKAFSTCSSHLTVVSIYYVTLISMYGFPIKDQSLKIGKVLSLLYTVGTPLINPIIYSLRNKDIKNAFRKNYQMFCRIWP, encoded by the coding sequence ATGTATTTTTCCTTATGGGTACTTCTGTTAAGACGTGTACCTCTATTTCTTGGCATGAACCATATACTTGTGTTCCTTATTTTGATTGTTGCTGTTATTGTTTCAAAACTCtataaaaatttttacaaaaaatattttttttacattaccatgCAATATTTCCTGGCCTTACAGATGAATAGTTCATCATCTATGGGGTTTGTTCTTTTGGGATTCCAAGAGATTGATGGTCTACAAGACTAtttcttcacctttttatttttgatttatttaatgacCTTATGTGGAAATCTTTTGATCATCTTGCTGGTGGTTAACACCAAGAACCTCCAAACTCCCATGTATTTCTTCCTTACCCTACTTTCTGTTTCTGATATTATACTAAGTACGGACATTGTTCCCAAAATGCTTGATGTTGTGGTCAATCTGGGGACAAATATATCTTTTGTTGGCTGTATGGCTCAGTTCTATGTCTTCTCCTTTTCAGAATGCTCAGAATGTCTTCTGCTAACGGTCATGTCTTACGATCGCTATTTGGCCATCTGTTACcccttaaattatattttaataatgaatagTAGATTTTGCAAGAAAATTATTGCAGCCTATTGGATGTTGAGTATTTCCATATCGTTTATCAATGCTCTCTCTCTCGGGTTACTACAGTTTTGTGGCACTAATATCATCTaccattttttctgtgattaCTCCCCATTGATAAAGTTATCATGTTCCGACACTTCTGTCGTTCAATTAGAGGTTACCCTACTTAGTTTTCCAgtaattgtttttccttttatgattattatattcTCTTATATTCATATTATCAATATCATCCTAAAGATTCCATCAAATACTGGGAGGCAAAAAGCCTTCTCTACCTGCAGCTCCCACCTCACTGTTGTATCTATCTATTACGTGACTTTGATCTCTATGTATGGCTTCCCAATCAAAGATCAATCCCTCAAAATAGGCAAAGTCTTATCTTTGTTATACACTGTGGGGACTCCATTAATAAATCCAATTATATACAGCTTGAGAAACAAAGATATTAAAAATGCCTTTAGAAAGAATTATCAAATGTTTTGTAGAATTTGGCCTTAG
- the LOC140324906 gene encoding olfactory receptor 10A7-like, with translation MKETTISFSDCISQFYFFCVSETSECLLLTVMCYDRYLAICKPLHYTLAMNFCFCWIMIITCWVLSFLIVLVHTLTISQLKFCGPNIVDHFFCDLDPILQLSCSDTTIVLLEVTLLNFIFVVIPFFIIIVSYVYIIITIFNIPSVTGRQKVFSTCSSHLTVVCIYYGALVCVYLIPSKGQSWNISKYLSLLYTVVTPLMNPIIYSLRNKDLTKAATIIITHFLNLCFSN, from the coding sequence ATGAAGGAGACAACAATATCATTTTCTGATTGCATCtcccagttttatttcttttgtgtttcaGAAACCTCAGAATGTCTTCTCCTGACAGTGATGTGCTATGACCGATATTTGGCCATATGTAAACCGTTACATTATACCTTGGCAATGAACTTCTGTTTCTGTTGGATAATGATTATCACATGTTGGGTCTTGAGTTTTTTAATAGTATTGGTTCACACTTTAACAATATCACAATTAAAATTTTGTGGTCCCAATATTGttgatcactttttttgtgatcttGATCCAATTCTACAACTCTCCTGCTCTGATACCACCATTGTTCTACTTGAAGTGACAttgctgaattttatttttgtggttatCCCATTCTTTATCATCATTGtatcatatgtttatattataattaccatttttaatattCCATCTGTTACCGGCAGACAGAAAGTTTTCTCAACATGCAGCTCCCACCTGACTGTAGTTTGCATTTATTATGGAGCTCTGGTTTGTGTTTATCTGATTCCTAGTAAAGGACAATCATGGAATATCAGTAAATACTTGTCATTACTCTACACTGTGGTCACTCCTCTAATGAATCCAATTATATACAGCCTGAGGAATAAAGACTTGACAAAAGCTGCAACTATAATCATTACCCACTTTTTGAACTTGTGTTTCAGTAACTAA